One Entomomonas asaccharolytica DNA segment encodes these proteins:
- the tkt gene encoding transketolase, which produces MPSHRECANAIRALSMDAVQKANSGHPGAPLGMADIAEVLWRGFLKHNPLNPDWFNRDRFVLSNGHGSMLLYSLLHLSGYNLSINDLKNFRQFKSRTPGHPEFGYTVGVETTTGPLGQGLANAVGMAIAEKVLAAQFNKPEFPLVDHHTYVFLGDGCLMEGISHEASSLAGTLELGKLIAFYDDNGISIDGEVEGWFTDDSALRFESYGWQVIRNVNGHDAEEIKIAIETAKAETTKPTLICCKTIIGFGSPNKQGKESSHGAPLGADEISITRDALNWPHAPFDIPHDIYAAWDHKHAGTDAEKAWNTLFFEYKKQFPELTAEFERRVWRELPEDFLEKADQYIAEIANKAETIASRKASQNALDAYGPLLPELLGGSADLAGSNLTLWKGCKGIGPDDASGNYVFYGVREFGMSAMMNGIALHGGFIPYGATFLIFMEYARNAVRMSALMKQRVIYVFTHDSIGLGEDGPTHQPIEQLASLRLTPNLDTWRPCDAVESAVAWKLAIAREDGPTSLVFSRQNLQHQIRTNEQIANIEKGGYILKDCQGKPELILIATGSEVELATQAYEELTVQGKKVRVVAMPCTSVFDRQEMAYKEAVLPSDVAARVAIEAAHVDFWYKYVGLNGRVIGMTTFGESAPAPMLFKEFGFTVENVVAIANQLL; this is translated from the coding sequence ATGCCAAGCCATCGTGAGTGCGCTAATGCTATCCGAGCCTTAAGTATGGATGCTGTTCAAAAAGCCAATAGTGGTCACCCAGGTGCCCCCCTAGGAATGGCCGATATTGCAGAAGTTTTATGGCGTGGTTTTTTAAAGCATAATCCTTTAAATCCTGATTGGTTTAACCGTGACCGTTTTGTGCTTTCCAATGGTCATGGCTCAATGTTGCTTTATTCTTTACTTCATTTATCAGGTTATAACCTATCTATTAATGATCTAAAAAATTTCAGACAATTTAAATCTCGCACACCAGGCCATCCAGAGTTTGGCTATACAGTTGGTGTGGAAACTACTACAGGCCCCTTAGGTCAAGGATTAGCTAATGCTGTAGGCATGGCAATTGCTGAAAAAGTACTGGCAGCCCAATTTAATAAACCCGAATTCCCATTAGTTGATCACCATACTTATGTATTTTTAGGTGATGGCTGTCTTATGGAAGGTATTTCACATGAAGCCAGCTCATTAGCAGGCACCTTAGAGCTAGGTAAATTAATCGCTTTCTATGACGACAATGGTATTTCTATTGATGGAGAAGTTGAAGGTTGGTTTACTGATGACTCCGCTCTTCGCTTTGAGTCTTATGGCTGGCAAGTAATTCGCAATGTAAATGGACATGATGCTGAAGAAATCAAAATAGCCATTGAAACAGCCAAGGCAGAAACAACTAAACCTACACTTATATGTTGTAAAACTATTATTGGTTTTGGTTCGCCTAATAAACAAGGTAAAGAAAGCAGTCATGGCGCTCCACTAGGTGCTGATGAAATATCAATTACCCGTGATGCATTAAATTGGCCACACGCACCTTTTGATATCCCTCATGATATTTATGCCGCTTGGGATCACAAACACGCAGGCACTGATGCAGAAAAAGCTTGGAATACCTTATTCTTTGAATACAAAAAGCAATTCCCAGAATTAACGGCAGAATTTGAACGCCGAGTATGGCGTGAATTGCCCGAAGATTTCTTAGAAAAAGCAGATCAATATATTGCTGAAATTGCTAATAAAGCAGAAACCATTGCTAGCCGTAAAGCGAGCCAAAACGCTTTAGATGCCTATGGTCCTTTATTACCTGAACTACTAGGTGGTTCTGCTGACTTAGCAGGTTCCAACCTAACATTATGGAAAGGTTGTAAAGGCATTGGCCCAGATGATGCCAGTGGCAACTATGTGTTTTATGGTGTTCGTGAATTTGGTATGAGCGCCATGATGAATGGTATTGCTTTACATGGTGGTTTTATCCCTTATGGCGCAACATTCCTCATTTTCATGGAGTATGCACGTAATGCTGTACGTATGTCAGCATTGATGAAACAACGCGTCATCTACGTGTTCACCCATGACTCTATTGGCTTAGGCGAAGATGGCCCTACTCATCAACCTATCGAGCAACTAGCCAGTTTACGCTTAACACCTAACTTAGATACTTGGCGCCCCTGTGATGCTGTTGAATCTGCGGTTGCTTGGAAATTAGCGATTGCTCGTGAAGATGGCCCTACTTCCCTAGTATTCTCACGTCAGAATCTACAACATCAAATACGTACTAATGAGCAAATTGCCAATATTGAGAAAGGTGGTTATATCCTAAAAGACTGCCAAGGTAAACCAGAGCTTATTTTAATTGCTACAGGTTCTGAAGTAGAACTAGCTACACAAGCTTACGAAGAATTAACAGTACAGGGTAAAAAAGTACGTGTTGTTGCAATGCCATGTACCTCTGTGTTTGATCGTCAAGAAATGGCCTATAAAGAAGCTGTATTACCTAGTGATGTTGCAGCAAGAGTAGCGATAGAAGCTGCTCACGTAGATTTCTGGTATAAATATGTAGGTCTTAATGGTCGTGTTATCGGTATGACAACCTTTGGTGAGTCAGCGCCAGCTCCTATGTTATTTAAAGAATTCGGTTTTACCGTTGAAAACGTAGTAGCTATTGCCAATCAATTACTTTAA
- a CDS encoding glycosyltransferase family 4 protein: MQLAFILYKYFPFGGLQRDFMRIAQECKRRGHSIRVYTMIWQGDIPEGFEVLIAPVKAFFNHNRNEKFRAWVQSDLAKRPVDKVIGFNKMPDLDVYYAADPCFEDKAQNLRHGFYKKTGRYRHFYEYEKAVFDVHSKTHILMISALQQPLFVKHYKTPAERFHLLPPGIATDRKAPANAADIRAEFRQEFNIKDDELLIVQIGSGFKTKGLDRSLKALASLPAELRKRTKFIVIGQDEPRNFLLMIKKLGLSEQVTILKGRSDIPRFLLGADVLIHPAYNENTGTILLEAMVAGLPVLVTDVCGYAYYIKEAECGIVIESPFEQANLNQALQTMLADESVRAKWQQNGLAYAKDADIYSMPERAADIILEAS; this comes from the coding sequence ATGCAATTAGCCTTTATCCTGTATAAGTACTTTCCTTTCGGGGGGTTGCAGCGTGATTTTATGCGCATTGCACAGGAATGTAAGAGGCGCGGCCACAGTATTCGTGTTTATACAATGATCTGGCAAGGGGATATTCCTGAAGGCTTTGAAGTATTAATTGCACCTGTTAAAGCTTTTTTTAATCATAATCGTAATGAAAAGTTTAGAGCTTGGGTGCAGTCAGATTTAGCTAAGCGTCCTGTTGATAAAGTGATTGGCTTTAATAAAATGCCAGATTTGGATGTTTATTATGCCGCCGATCCTTGCTTTGAAGATAAAGCACAAAATTTACGTCATGGATTTTATAAAAAAACGGGTCGTTATCGTCATTTTTATGAGTATGAGAAAGCAGTATTTGATGTTCACTCTAAAACGCATATATTAATGATTTCAGCATTACAACAACCTTTGTTTGTAAAACACTATAAAACTCCTGCTGAGCGTTTTCATTTACTTCCACCTGGTATCGCCACAGATCGTAAAGCCCCTGCAAATGCAGCAGATATTCGTGCTGAGTTTAGACAAGAATTTAATATTAAAGATGATGAGTTATTGATAGTGCAAATAGGTTCAGGCTTTAAAACTAAAGGGCTTGATCGTTCTTTAAAAGCTTTAGCAAGCCTGCCTGCTGAGTTAAGAAAACGGACTAAATTTATTGTAATTGGGCAGGATGAACCGCGTAATTTCTTATTAATGATTAAGAAATTAGGCTTGTCAGAACAAGTTACTATTCTAAAAGGTCGTAGTGATATCCCACGTTTTCTATTAGGAGCTGATGTGCTTATTCATCCCGCCTATAATGAAAATACAGGGACTATTTTATTAGAAGCAATGGTGGCAGGATTGCCTGTATTAGTCACAGATGTTTGTGGATATGCTTATTATATTAAGGAAGCAGAGTGTGGCATTGTTATTGAAAGCCCCTTTGAGCAAGCTAATTTAAACCAAGCATTACAAACCATGCTAGCTGATGAGTCAGTACGCGCTAAATGGCAACAAAACGGCCTAGCATATGCCAAAGATGCTGATATTTATAGTATGCCAGAGCGTGCTGCAGATATTATTTTGGAAGCCAGTTAA
- the rfaP gene encoding lipopolysaccharide core heptose(I) kinase RfaP, whose translation MKLELSEPFKSLWLNKDPFTEVENLQGEVYRELSGRKTLRTEVQGKGYFVKIHRGIGWPEIFKNLITAKLPVLGAGQELMAIKKLQSVGVDTMTAVAFGEKGANPAKQYSFIITEELAPTISLEDFSINWINEPPQLKLKWALINRVAEMVGKMHRAGVNHRDCYICHFLLHTDMPVTAEQFKLSVIDLHRAQIHSQLPTRWRNKDLAALYFSVLEIGLTRRDLLRFLKVYFQKPLADIFRDEKELLQWLEEKAAKLYKRKQKYGEAI comes from the coding sequence ATGAAGTTAGAGCTATCAGAACCTTTTAAAAGTTTGTGGTTAAACAAGGATCCATTTACTGAAGTAGAAAACTTGCAAGGAGAGGTTTATCGTGAACTAAGTGGACGTAAAACATTACGTACCGAGGTTCAGGGTAAGGGTTACTTCGTCAAAATTCATCGTGGTATTGGTTGGCCTGAAATTTTTAAAAATCTTATTACAGCAAAACTACCAGTTTTAGGTGCTGGACAAGAGTTAATGGCTATTAAGAAACTACAGTCAGTAGGGGTTGATACCATGACGGCAGTGGCTTTTGGTGAAAAGGGTGCCAATCCAGCAAAACAATACTCTTTTATTATTACAGAAGAGCTAGCACCTACGATTAGTCTAGAAGATTTTAGCATAAATTGGATCAATGAGCCTCCTCAGCTAAAGCTAAAATGGGCGTTGATTAATCGGGTTGCAGAAATGGTAGGGAAAATGCATCGTGCGGGTGTAAATCACCGTGATTGTTATATCTGCCATTTTTTATTGCACACAGATATGCCCGTGACAGCAGAACAATTTAAATTATCAGTGATTGATTTACATCGTGCGCAGATACATAGTCAATTACCAACGCGCTGGCGTAATAAGGATTTGGCTGCACTTTATTTTTCAGTGTTAGAGATTGGTTTAACGCGACGTGATTTATTACGTTTTTTAAAAGTATATTTTCAAAAGCCTTTAGCTGATATTTTTAGGGATGAAAAAGAGCTTCTACAGTGGCTTGAAGAAAAAGCGGCAAAGCTTTATAAGCGTAAGCAAAAGTATGGTGAGGCGATTTAA
- a CDS encoding lipopolysaccharide kinase InaA family protein, producing MAEWKLNPDYQHLHNSFGNLEAVFALEGERITKDRVSEVVRVEIEGTRYYVKRYWDAGKGIRKYLGKPRIKREWQNMQRFKKWGIPTAEVVASGLERRKGLFVRGAMVTKEIPNTTDLSQMVEQKDSRLHDYQWVNNVSLQLAKATRKMHDHNFAHNDLKWRNLLVDDQQNLFFIDCPTGAFWYGYIFSFRRVKDLACLDKVAKYQLTRTQRLRFYLQYRERERLNDKDKQRIKRIVRLYEGRE from the coding sequence ATGGCTGAGTGGAAGTTAAATCCTGATTATCAGCATTTACACAATAGCTTTGGTAATCTGGAAGCTGTATTTGCTCTAGAGGGGGAGCGTATTACTAAGGATCGTGTTTCTGAAGTAGTGCGTGTGGAAATAGAGGGAACTCGCTATTATGTAAAGCGTTATTGGGATGCAGGTAAAGGTATTCGTAAGTACCTTGGTAAGCCACGTATTAAACGAGAATGGCAGAATATGCAACGTTTTAAAAAGTGGGGTATTCCTACTGCTGAAGTGGTTGCTTCAGGTTTGGAACGTCGCAAAGGCTTATTTGTGCGCGGTGCTATGGTCACTAAAGAAATTCCTAACACTACAGATTTATCGCAAATGGTGGAGCAAAAGGATTCTCGCCTACATGATTATCAATGGGTAAATAATGTTAGCCTACAATTGGCTAAAGCTACCCGTAAAATGCATGATCATAATTTTGCACATAATGATTTGAAATGGCGTAATTTATTAGTGGATGATCAACAAAATTTATTTTTTATTGATTGTCCTACAGGGGCTTTTTGGTATGGTTATATATTTAGTTTCCGTCGTGTCAAAGATCTAGCTTGTTTAGATAAAGTAGCCAAATACCAGCTTACCCGTACTCAACGTCTGCGTTTTTATCTGCAATATCGTGAGCGTGAACGTTTAAATGATAAAGATAAACAGCGTATTAAACGTATTGTACGACTTTATGAGGGAAGAGAATGA
- a CDS encoding lipopolysaccharide kinase InaA family protein produces the protein MSVFIASTDEQLLAENGLNSFEALWDIQLENVDEPNSERGGWSTVSYLKLGDRGYFLKRQSNHLTRSLYVPFGEPTFAREFRNIEYYQRLGIPAVTAAFFGTRTLPNEKQAILLTHALDGWQDLESYLPDWFTMAAETQQMIIKACGLLLKKLHDKKVLHGCFYPKHIFLKPSIDGFDSCLIDLEKTRRLHFGKRDRLKDIDTLARRTKNQWREDDYRLFLSAYLDKSKDSLKVTEWLNRLIKRNQRKESRT, from the coding sequence ATGAGTGTTTTCATTGCCTCTACTGATGAACAGTTATTAGCTGAAAATGGTCTAAATAGCTTTGAAGCATTATGGGATATTCAATTAGAAAATGTCGATGAGCCCAATAGTGAGCGTGGTGGTTGGAGTACAGTTAGTTATCTGAAATTAGGTGATAGAGGGTATTTTTTAAAACGCCAGTCTAATCATCTAACACGCTCACTGTATGTACCTTTTGGTGAACCTACATTTGCGCGCGAGTTTCGTAATATTGAATACTATCAACGATTAGGTATTCCTGCTGTAACAGCTGCTTTTTTTGGCACTAGAACATTACCTAATGAAAAACAAGCGATATTACTTACCCACGCGTTAGACGGTTGGCAAGATTTAGAAAGTTATTTGCCAGATTGGTTTACGATGGCAGCAGAAACGCAACAAATGATTATTAAAGCTTGTGGCTTGTTATTAAAAAAGTTACATGATAAGAAAGTGTTACATGGTTGTTTCTATCCTAAACATATCTTTCTAAAACCTAGTATTGATGGTTTTGATAGTTGCCTTATTGATTTAGAAAAAACCAGACGATTACATTTTGGTAAACGTGACCGCTTAAAAGATATTGATACCTTAGCACGACGCACCAAAAATCAATGGCGAGAAGACGATTATCGTTTGTTTCTTAGCGCTTATCTTGATAAGTCAAAAGACTCCTTAAAAGTAACTGAATGGTTAAATCGACTTATTAAGCGTAATCAACGCAAGGAGAGTCGTACTTGA
- a CDS encoding lipopolysaccharide kinase InaA family protein, which yields MKLIELTNAGRTPELPISIVLDDVNSLLIESLLRTLPNQRYVARAQWQNKVVLAKLFVGSKANKHYQRELKGVNLLAQQQINTPQLLAHQITEQGGYLLFEYLENSQTLDQQWQLFINQPLLNEQQKTVLQQALAAIAQLHLKGLWQQDLHLDNLLEQSGILYWIDGDGISVEQAGQPLSINKVIDNLAIFFAQLPPQLDDFLQEFIEFYQTQNTSINLSVADLQQAIIKVRKWRVENILKKIRRDCTLFSVKNTANGFYGVVRTEEEILAPLLAEPDYYIDQGRFIKGFGTTNVADTTINGKHVLIKRYNIKNLKHKLSRCWRPTRGWHSWQESFRLMILGIPTAKPLALLEERRCWMRGRAWFITEYLAGPDLLTHLQPYEYSRPPEAELVALDNLFISLIKHRISHGDLKGTNLFWVNNQWTLIDLDAVKQHKCIHSFKRGYAKDRARFLRNWPKDSSLYKLFDERLPKL from the coding sequence TTGAAACTGATTGAGCTTACTAATGCAGGCCGTACCCCTGAGTTACCAATATCTATAGTGTTAGATGATGTTAATAGTTTACTAATAGAAAGTTTACTACGTACTTTGCCTAATCAGCGTTATGTAGCAAGAGCTCAATGGCAGAATAAAGTAGTATTAGCCAAGTTATTTGTAGGTAGCAAGGCAAACAAGCATTATCAAAGGGAATTAAAAGGCGTTAATTTATTAGCACAGCAACAAATCAATACGCCTCAATTATTGGCTCACCAAATCACTGAACAAGGTGGCTATTTATTATTTGAGTACCTAGAGAATAGCCAAACCCTTGACCAACAATGGCAATTATTTATTAATCAGCCATTGCTTAATGAACAGCAAAAAACGGTTTTACAGCAGGCATTAGCAGCTATCGCACAACTTCATTTAAAAGGTTTGTGGCAGCAAGATCTACATTTAGATAACCTGTTAGAGCAAAGTGGTATTTTATATTGGATTGATGGTGATGGTATATCTGTAGAACAAGCTGGACAACCATTATCTATTAATAAAGTAATAGATAATTTAGCCATTTTCTTTGCTCAGTTACCTCCGCAACTAGATGACTTTTTACAAGAGTTTATTGAGTTTTACCAAACACAAAATACATCAATTAATTTATCAGTGGCAGATTTACAGCAAGCTATTATTAAAGTAAGAAAGTGGCGAGTTGAAAATATACTAAAAAAAATTAGACGAGACTGCACATTATTTAGTGTAAAAAATACCGCAAATGGTTTTTATGGTGTGGTTCGTACTGAAGAAGAAATATTAGCGCCACTCTTAGCAGAGCCAGATTATTATATTGACCAAGGGCGTTTTATTAAGGGATTTGGTACTACTAATGTGGCTGATACTACTATTAATGGGAAGCATGTTTTAATTAAACGTTATAACATTAAGAACCTTAAACATAAGTTAAGCCGTTGCTGGCGGCCAACACGTGGTTGGCATTCATGGCAAGAGAGTTTTAGGTTAATGATATTGGGTATTCCTACCGCTAAGCCACTTGCCTTATTAGAAGAACGTCGTTGTTGGATGCGTGGTAGAGCTTGGTTTATAACAGAGTATTTAGCAGGGCCAGATTTATTAACCCATTTACAGCCTTATGAATATAGTAGACCGCCAGAGGCGGAGTTAGTGGCTTTAGATAACTTATTTATTAGCCTTATTAAACATCGTATTAGCCATGGTGATTTAAAAGGAACTAATTTGTTTTGGGTAAATAATCAATGGACGTTAATTGATCTTGATGCGGTTAAACAACATAAGTGTATTCATTCTTTTAAACGCGGTTATGCAAAAGATCGTGCTCGCTTTTTACGTAATTGGCCTAAAGATTCGAGTTTATATAAGCTCTTTGATGAGCGTCTTCCTAAATTATAG
- the coaBC gene encoding bifunctional phosphopantothenoylcysteine decarboxylase/phosphopantothenate--cysteine ligase CoaBC, with amino-acid sequence MQRLHSKRIVLGVGGGIAAYKSAELVRKLKEYGAEVRVVMTKAGQEFITPLTLQALSGNPVHTDLLDPHAEAAMGHIELARWADLVLIAPATADLLARIAEGRADDLLTTLILATDAKIALAPAMNQAMWRDVATQSNVEKLTARNILLFGPDVGSQACGDVGPGRMLEPSHLAELVANCFETKLLTGKKVVITAGPTQENIDPVRYITNHSSGKMGFALAEAAAEQGAEVILVSGPVNLATPDRVERVDVISARDMLAACESVLPCDIFIAVAAVADFRPQVIAEQKLKKQDSNQHGVLLELIRNPDILASIANRDDRPFCVGFAAETENLLAYASKKLKDKNLNLIVANDVANPTIGFNSDNNVITVIDRELKATRFDLTSKSKIARQLLALIADCFLKEKN; translated from the coding sequence ATGCAGCGATTACACAGTAAACGTATTGTTTTGGGTGTGGGTGGTGGTATTGCTGCTTATAAAAGTGCAGAATTAGTTCGTAAGCTTAAGGAATATGGGGCAGAGGTTCGCGTCGTTATGACTAAAGCGGGACAAGAGTTTATTACGCCTTTAACGTTGCAAGCATTATCTGGAAATCCTGTTCATACAGATTTGTTAGATCCTCATGCCGAAGCGGCAATGGGACATATTGAATTAGCACGTTGGGCTGATCTAGTGCTTATTGCGCCAGCAACTGCTGATTTATTAGCAAGAATTGCTGAAGGTAGAGCAGATGATTTATTAACCACTTTAATTTTAGCAACAGATGCCAAAATTGCTTTAGCGCCCGCTATGAACCAAGCTATGTGGCGAGACGTGGCGACCCAAAGTAATGTGGAAAAGCTAACAGCAAGAAATATTTTATTGTTTGGCCCTGATGTCGGTTCACAAGCCTGCGGTGATGTAGGGCCTGGTAGAATGTTAGAGCCTAGTCATTTAGCTGAGTTAGTGGCTAATTGTTTTGAAACTAAACTGTTAACAGGTAAAAAAGTAGTAATTACAGCAGGTCCTACTCAAGAAAATATAGACCCTGTGCGTTATATCACCAATCATAGTTCTGGAAAAATGGGCTTTGCTTTAGCAGAAGCTGCTGCAGAACAAGGAGCAGAGGTGATATTAGTGAGTGGTCCAGTTAATCTGGCAACACCTGATAGGGTTGAACGAGTTGATGTTATAAGTGCCAGAGATATGCTTGCTGCATGTGAATCGGTTTTACCCTGTGATATTTTTATTGCTGTAGCAGCAGTGGCAGATTTTAGACCACAAGTTATTGCGGAGCAGAAATTAAAAAAACAAGACTCTAATCAGCATGGTGTGCTATTAGAGTTAATACGCAATCCTGATATTCTAGCCTCTATTGCTAATAGAGATGATAGGCCTTTCTGTGTGGGTTTTGCTGCTGAAACAGAAAATTTATTAGCGTATGCATCAAAAAAATTAAAAGATAAAAATTTAAATTTAATTGTAGCTAATGATGTGGCTAATCCTACGATTGGCTTTAATAGTGATAATAATGTAATTACGGTGATTGATCGGGAGTTGAAAGCTACTCGTTTTGATTTAACCAGTAAGTCAAAGATTGCGAGACAGCTTTTAGCGCTGATTGCTGATTGTTTTTTAAAAGAGAAAAACTAA
- the dut gene encoding dUTP diphosphatase yields the protein MYKLQTKILDKRLGTDFPVPAYATVGSAGLDLRAMLQEDCVLEAGQTILIPTGLAIHIGTSELAAMILPRSGLGHKHGIVLGNLVGLIDSDYQGELMVSCWNRGNTAFTITVGERIAQLVLVPVVQAAFEFVDEFTESERGVGGFGHSGRH from the coding sequence ATGTATAAATTACAAACTAAAATTTTAGATAAACGATTAGGTACAGATTTTCCTGTTCCTGCCTATGCAACTGTCGGCTCTGCTGGCTTAGACTTACGCGCTATGCTGCAAGAAGATTGTGTGCTTGAAGCAGGTCAAACGATTTTGATTCCAACGGGGTTGGCTATCCATATAGGTACATCAGAATTAGCAGCGATGATTTTACCTCGTTCAGGTTTAGGGCATAAACATGGCATTGTATTAGGCAATCTGGTAGGGCTGATTGATTCAGATTATCAAGGTGAATTGATGGTTTCCTGTTGGAATCGTGGCAATACAGCCTTTACTATTACTGTAGGAGAGCGTATTGCTCAATTGGTATTGGTGCCTGTTGTACAAGCAGCTTTTGAGTTTGTTGATGAGTTTACTGAATCAGAACGTGGTGTAGGTGGTTTTGGGCATTCAGGTCGCCATTAA
- a CDS encoding OmpA family protein, whose amino-acid sequence MKMKNSLALVAGSLIAVVSTGAFAQGQGAVEGEAFVKRYFTDSARHMDNGQLYGGSLGYFLTDDVSLALSYGEYHDIRGDNQYGNKNIKGSLSSLDAFYHFAQPGDLVRPYISTGVAHQSISNADRSGRDRDTILNLGVGAKLYFTDNFFARAGVDGMYGLGNHQAEYMLTGAVGFNFGGGKKVEPAPEPVPVVVEPTPEPEIVRVQLDVKFDFDKATIREGSYDDIKQVADFMKQFPQTTTVVEGHTDSIGSEAYNQTLSEERANAVRNALVDTYGVEGSRVQAVGYGEDKPIADNASKEGRAMNRRVDATVEAQVVPPQETTTGQAQ is encoded by the coding sequence ATGAAAATGAAAAATAGCTTAGCACTTGTCGCAGGTTCTTTAATCGCAGTAGTTTCTACTGGTGCCTTTGCTCAAGGTCAAGGTGCTGTAGAAGGTGAAGCATTCGTAAAACGTTACTTCACAGACAGCGCTCGTCACATGGATAACGGTCAACTATATGGTGGTAGCTTAGGTTACTTCTTAACTGATGACGTTTCTCTTGCATTATCATATGGCGAATATCACGATATTCGTGGTGATAACCAATATGGTAATAAAAATATTAAAGGTTCATTAAGCTCTTTAGACGCTTTCTATCACTTTGCACAACCAGGTGATTTAGTTCGTCCTTATATTTCTACTGGTGTTGCTCACCAATCTATCAGCAATGCTGATCGCTCTGGTCGTGACCGTGATACTATCCTTAACTTAGGTGTAGGTGCAAAATTATACTTTACTGATAATTTCTTTGCGCGTGCAGGTGTTGATGGTATGTATGGTTTAGGTAATCACCAAGCAGAATATATGTTAACAGGTGCTGTTGGCTTTAATTTCGGTGGTGGCAAGAAAGTTGAGCCAGCTCCAGAGCCAGTACCAGTAGTAGTTGAGCCAACTCCAGAGCCAGAAATTGTACGTGTACAATTAGACGTTAAATTCGATTTCGATAAAGCAACTATCCGTGAAGGTAGCTACGATGATATTAAACAAGTAGCTGATTTCATGAAACAGTTCCCACAAACTACTACTGTAGTTGAAGGTCACACTGACTCTATTGGTTCAGAAGCTTATAACCAAACATTATCAGAAGAGCGTGCTAATGCTGTTCGTAATGCGTTAGTTGATACTTATGGTGTTGAAGGTAGTCGTGTACAAGCAGTTGGTTACGGTGAAGACAAGCCTATTGCTGACAACGCTTCTAAAGAAGGTCGTGCTATGAACCGTCGCGTTGACGCTACTGTAGAAGCACAAGTTGTTCCTCCTCAAGAAACTACTACTGGACAAGCTCAGTAA